In Thioalkalivibrio paradoxus ARh 1, the following are encoded in one genomic region:
- the fusA gene encoding elongation factor G, whose translation MSAQEPTLEQLRNIGIIAHIDAGKTTTTERILYYTGRTRALGSVDAGTAVTDWMEQERARGITIVSAAVSSEWRDHRINLIDTPGHIDFTAEVQRALRVLDGGVVVLDAVQGVEPQSETVWRQADQYRVPRICFVNKMDRIGADFDRAVASLRERLGAEPAVLQLPIGAESSFEGVIDLLSMRAVRWADELGARREYGEIPSALREPAATARAALIERIAEHDDALLAAYVDGVEPAPEPLLAALRRATLDLRLFPVLCGSALRNKGVQPLLDAVVDLLPSPREVGPVHGVEPRSGQKIERPPDPKAPLSALAFKVAADPYSGRLTYVRVYSGQLRTGMTAYNTRNARRERVGRLVRMYADQREDIEEIAAGDIAAMLGSKGTRTGDTLCAPEQPVLLETIAFPEPVVWVAVEPRGAADQDALATALHTLAEEDPTFRVRHDEATGQMLVAGMGELHLEVLLERVRSEFHVGVNVGRPRVAHKETIGREVPHVEGRHIHQTGGHGQYGHVVLALAPGPRGSGLVFESALSGGAIPKQFLPAVERGVHDAAQAGVLAGYPVTDVQVRLLDGSHHEVDSSELAFRAAARVAFEEGLRLGAPVLLEPIGRLELLVPEAYLGDVMALLAARRCDVTGLEAGPSGAEVVRGNVPLAEMFGFASALRSASQGRALFTMEPLHYAPVDPELARRILGTGGARSPS comes from the coding sequence ATGAGCGCCCAGGAGCCCACCCTCGAGCAGCTGCGCAACATCGGCATCATCGCGCACATCGACGCGGGGAAGACAACGACCACCGAGCGCATTCTGTATTACACGGGGCGCACGCGCGCGCTCGGCTCGGTCGATGCCGGCACCGCTGTCACCGACTGGATGGAGCAGGAACGCGCGCGCGGCATCACCATCGTCTCGGCCGCCGTCTCGTCGGAGTGGCGCGACCACCGCATCAATCTGATCGACACCCCGGGACATATCGACTTCACCGCCGAGGTCCAGCGTGCGCTGCGCGTACTGGACGGCGGCGTCGTGGTTCTGGACGCGGTCCAGGGCGTCGAGCCGCAGAGCGAGACCGTCTGGCGCCAGGCCGATCAGTACCGCGTGCCACGGATTTGCTTCGTGAACAAGATGGACCGCATCGGCGCGGACTTCGACCGTGCGGTCGCCTCCCTGCGCGAGCGTCTGGGCGCCGAACCGGCCGTGCTGCAGCTGCCGATCGGCGCCGAATCCTCGTTCGAGGGAGTCATCGACCTGTTGTCCATGCGCGCCGTGCGCTGGGCCGATGAACTCGGCGCCCGGCGCGAGTACGGCGAGATCCCGTCCGCGCTTCGCGAGCCCGCGGCCACCGCCCGTGCGGCGCTGATCGAACGGATTGCCGAACACGACGACGCGCTGCTTGCTGCCTATGTCGATGGCGTCGAGCCGGCCCCCGAGCCGCTGCTCGCGGCGCTGCGCCGCGCGACGCTGGACCTGCGGCTGTTTCCGGTGCTGTGCGGGTCGGCGCTGCGCAACAAGGGGGTTCAGCCCCTGCTCGATGCGGTCGTGGATCTCCTGCCCTCACCGCGCGAGGTCGGACCGGTACACGGTGTGGAGCCGCGCAGCGGCCAGAAAATCGAGCGTCCGCCCGACCCGAAGGCGCCGTTGAGCGCGCTGGCGTTCAAGGTCGCGGCCGACCCCTACTCCGGGCGACTGACCTATGTGCGGGTTTACTCGGGCCAGCTGCGCACCGGCATGACCGCGTACAACACCCGCAACGCGCGGCGCGAGCGCGTGGGCCGTCTGGTGCGAATGTATGCCGACCAGCGCGAGGACATCGAGGAAATCGCTGCCGGCGACATTGCGGCGATGCTCGGCAGCAAGGGAACACGGACCGGCGACACGCTCTGCGCCCCCGAGCAACCGGTGCTGCTCGAAACCATCGCCTTCCCTGAACCCGTCGTCTGGGTCGCGGTCGAGCCGCGCGGCGCCGCCGACCAGGACGCGCTTGCAACGGCCCTGCATACGCTGGCCGAAGAGGATCCGACGTTTCGCGTGCGCCACGACGAGGCCACCGGCCAGATGCTGGTGGCGGGCATGGGCGAGCTGCACCTGGAAGTGCTGCTCGAGCGGGTACGCAGCGAGTTCCATGTCGGCGTCAACGTCGGCCGGCCGCGCGTGGCGCACAAGGAAACGATCGGCCGCGAGGTTCCGCATGTCGAGGGTCGGCACATCCACCAGACCGGCGGGCACGGGCAGTACGGACACGTGGTCCTGGCGCTCGCGCCAGGCCCGCGTGGTTCCGGCCTGGTTTTCGAGAGCGCGCTCAGCGGAGGCGCGATACCGAAGCAGTTCCTTCCTGCGGTCGAACGCGGCGTGCACGATGCGGCGCAGGCCGGGGTTCTTGCGGGATACCCGGTCACCGACGTGCAGGTGCGGCTGCTCGACGGCTCGCATCACGAGGTGGACTCGTCCGAACTGGCCTTCCGCGCCGCGGCGCGCGTGGCTTTCGAAGAAGGCCTGCGCCTGGGCGCACCGGTGCTGCTCGAGCCGATCGGACGGCTCGAACTGCTGGTACCCGAGGCGTATCTGGGCGACGTGATGGCGCTGCTCGCCGCGCGCCGCTGCGATGTCACCGGTCTGGAGGCGGGCCCGAGCGGCGCAGAGGTCGTGCGCGGGAACGTCCCGCTGGCCGAGATGTTCGGTTTCGCCTCCGCGCTGCGCTCGGCCAGCCAGGGGCGGGCCCTGTTCACGATGGAGCCGCTGCACTACGCGCCGGTAGACCCGGAACTGGCCCGCCGCATCCTCGGCACGGGCGGCGCCCGCTCCCCATCCTAA
- a CDS encoding ExbD/TolR family protein → MAGGLLGDEDQPLSEINVVPLVDVMLVLLVMFIIAAPVFAQALGVDLPQVEAPADAEPTVVTLVLHGDGRLLLDDVPVQRDALAGLLEEYVGKEPRVVVRLGADASVPYQKVAELVSVVQHSGVERLAFATRNP, encoded by the coding sequence ATGGCCGGGGGGTTGCTGGGCGACGAGGATCAACCGCTGTCGGAAATCAACGTGGTTCCGCTGGTGGACGTGATGCTGGTGTTGCTGGTGATGTTCATCATCGCAGCCCCCGTGTTTGCCCAGGCCCTTGGCGTGGATCTGCCACAGGTGGAGGCGCCTGCAGACGCCGAGCCTACGGTGGTGACCTTGGTGCTGCATGGCGATGGCCGGTTACTGCTGGACGATGTGCCAGTGCAGCGTGACGCACTTGCGGGCTTGTTGGAAGAGTACGTCGGCAAGGAGCCTCGTGTGGTGGTCCGGCTGGGTGCGGACGCGTCAGTCCCCTACCAGAAGGTCGCCGAGCTGGTAAGCGTGGTGCAGCACAGCGGCGTTGAACGTCTCGCGTTCGCGACCCGCAATCCCTGA
- a CDS encoding secondary thiamine-phosphate synthase enzyme YjbQ — protein sequence MRQQSHALSVRSSGQGLYECTDAVRRWVQTAGIREGLLTLFVQHTSASLLIQENADPDVRSDLEDFFARLVPESGIAFRHRSEGPDDMPAHIRGALTQTQLSIPILSGVPALGTWQGIFLFEHRRAPNERRILLHLIGE from the coding sequence ATGCGACAGCAAAGCCACGCTCTCTCGGTCCGCAGTTCCGGCCAGGGCCTGTACGAGTGCACCGACGCGGTGCGGCGCTGGGTACAGACCGCAGGCATCCGGGAAGGACTGCTGACGCTGTTCGTGCAGCACACCTCCGCAAGCCTGCTGATCCAGGAAAACGCCGACCCGGACGTTCGCAGCGACCTCGAAGACTTCTTCGCGCGGCTGGTACCCGAGTCCGGGATCGCCTTCCGGCACCGTTCCGAAGGGCCGGACGACATGCCGGCGCACATCCGGGGGGCGCTGACCCAGACCCAGCTGAGCATTCCGATCCTCTCGGGGGTGCCCGCGCTCGGTACTTGGCAGGGCATCTTCCTGTTCGAACACCGTCGCGCGCCGAACGAACGCCGGATCCTGCTGCACCTGATCGGCGAGTAG
- a CDS encoding energy transducer TonB, with translation MGQAAALAVALGLHAAMVAMLGWSGEDPEQPPAVVTGFEMVRLADPAPELLAGTPEPEPEPEPEPEPEPEPEPEPEPEPEPEPEPEPEPEPEPEPEPEPEPEPEPEPEPEPEPEPEPEPEPEPEPEPEPEPEPEPEPEPEPEPEPEPEPRPEPRPEPRPEPRPEPRPEPRPVRDAEPPGGTAAEDTDAGPPEPPAFVPPSSQAAYLNNPEPVYPAAARSRGMEGLVLLEVEVGADGRVLSVTVHSGSGFRLLDAAAQDAVRRWHFEPARRKGRPVAATVEVPIRFRLADG, from the coding sequence GTGGGACAGGCCGCCGCGCTTGCGGTTGCGCTCGGGCTCCATGCCGCAATGGTGGCCATGCTCGGCTGGTCCGGAGAGGACCCCGAGCAGCCGCCAGCCGTGGTGACCGGGTTCGAAATGGTTCGTCTGGCCGATCCCGCACCGGAGCTCCTGGCCGGGACGCCCGAGCCGGAACCCGAGCCCGAACCCGAGCCCGAACCCGAGCCCGAACCCGAGCCCGAGCCCGAGCCCGAGCCCGAACCCGAGCCCGAACCCGAGCCCGAACCCGAGCCCGAACCCGAGCCCGAACCCGAGCCCGAACCCGAGCCCGAACCCGAGCCCGAGCCCGAACCCGAGCCCGAACCCGAACCCGAACCCGAGCCCGAACCCGAACCCGAACCCGAACCCGAACCCGAACCCGAACCCGAACCCGAACCCGAACCCGAACCCGAACCCGAACCCGAACCCAGGCCGGAACCCAGGCCGGAACCCAGGCCGGAACCCAGGCCGGAACCCAGGCCGGAACCCAGGCCCGTTCGGGACGCCGAGCCGCCGGGGGGCACGGCCGCGGAGGACACCGATGCCGGGCCGCCCGAACCTCCGGCGTTCGTGCCGCCGTCGAGCCAGGCGGCCTACCTGAACAACCCGGAGCCCGTGTATCCGGCCGCTGCGCGCAGCCGCGGAATGGAAGGGCTGGTATTGCTCGAGGTCGAGGTGGGAGCCGATGGTCGGGTGCTCTCGGTGACCGTACATTCGGGCTCGGGATTCCGGTTACTGGATGCCGCTGCGCAGGATGCCGTCCGGCGCTGGCATTTCGAGCCGGCGCGGCGCAAGGGCCGGCCGGTGGCGGCGACGGTGGAGGTGCCGATCCGTTTTCGGCTGGCGGACGGCTAG
- a CDS encoding protein-L-isoaspartate(D-aspartate) O-methyltransferase gives MTSVIRVLIWGLLAGSLTGPVLAQDGRFDRERERMVATQVEARGIQDPATLEALRRVPRHRFVPEDRRRHAYQDRPVPIGYGQTISQPFLVAYMTELLKPRPGMRVLEIGTGSGYQAAVLAEILDEVFTVEIIGELAQWGETNLRRAGYGHVRVKQADGYYGWEEHAPFDAIVVTAAADHIPPPLLDQLRDGGRMVIPVGSPFRTQTLMLITRDGDRTVSESLLPVRFVPLTRKTP, from the coding sequence ATGACATCCGTCATCCGCGTGCTGATCTGGGGGCTCCTGGCGGGATCGCTGACCGGCCCGGTGCTGGCGCAGGACGGCCGTTTCGACCGCGAGCGCGAACGCATGGTCGCCACCCAGGTCGAGGCGCGCGGCATCCAAGATCCGGCGACCCTCGAAGCGTTGCGCCGGGTGCCGCGCCATCGCTTCGTGCCGGAGGATCGGCGCCGTCATGCCTATCAGGATCGGCCGGTTCCGATCGGCTACGGCCAGACGATTTCGCAGCCGTTCCTGGTGGCCTACATGACGGAACTGCTGAAGCCGCGGCCCGGGATGCGCGTGCTGGAGATCGGGACGGGTTCCGGGTATCAGGCGGCGGTGCTGGCGGAGATTCTGGACGAGGTGTTCACGGTCGAGATCATCGGCGAGCTGGCGCAATGGGGCGAAACCAACCTGCGGCGGGCCGGATATGGGCACGTCCGGGTCAAGCAGGCCGACGGCTATTATGGCTGGGAGGAGCACGCCCCGTTCGACGCGATCGTCGTGACCGCCGCGGCCGACCACATTCCCCCGCCACTGTTGGATCAGTTGCGTGACGGCGGTCGCATGGTCATCCCGGTGGGCTCGCCGTTTCGTACCCAGACGCTGATGCTGATCACGCGCGACGGTGACCGCACCGTGAGCGAGAGCCTGCTGCCGGTGCGCTTTGTCCCGCTGACACGCAAGACACCATGA
- a CDS encoding TlpA family protein disulfide reductase, with protein MTWRPALVRALAMLTVPVLCSGAWAADAGLRPFVQDSIDEIEDSHAGGPFILKLWSLDCGPCRAELPHWSDLARRFPDLALVLVSVDPYEDRHEVETFLTDHGLDGQERWIFADPFVQRLRVAIDPGWYGELPRTYFYPQGHERQAVSGRLPLDRVERWICLNVATHSGASSPSWNGSPC; from the coding sequence ATGACTTGGCGACCGGCCCTCGTTCGGGCACTGGCTATGCTGACGGTCCCGGTGCTGTGCTCAGGGGCATGGGCGGCTGACGCCGGGTTACGCCCGTTCGTGCAGGACAGCATCGACGAGATCGAGGACAGCCATGCTGGAGGGCCATTCATCCTGAAACTGTGGTCCCTCGACTGCGGACCGTGCCGGGCTGAGTTGCCACACTGGTCTGACCTGGCCCGCCGGTTCCCCGACCTAGCGCTCGTTCTCGTCTCCGTCGACCCCTATGAAGACCGGCACGAGGTCGAGACATTTCTGACTGACCACGGACTCGATGGCCAGGAGCGCTGGATCTTCGCCGATCCGTTCGTGCAACGCCTGCGAGTCGCGATCGACCCCGGCTGGTACGGCGAGCTGCCGCGAACGTATTTCTATCCACAAGGCCATGAGCGCCAAGCGGTCAGTGGGCGTCTGCCGCTGGATCGTGTCGAGCGGTGGATCTGCCTGAACGTGGCAACACACTCCGGCGCATCGAGTCCATCCTGGAATGGCAGCCCCTGCTGA
- a CDS encoding MotA/TolQ/ExbB proton channel family protein, translating into MDGDLWLGWWGHADLVVRGVFLLLVALSVLSWTVILYKGVQFRRVFTIEQRGAAALSEWSSEGLGNVLRPGSPSSRVLADLRWAHLRGTDRDDLRDLVAHRVRSQRARLETGLVALATTGNTAPFIGLLGTVWGIMHALQALGGAGGAISMDLIAGPVAEALVATAAGLFTAIPAVVGYNLLLRRLRRIMGVLEGNALQMLACSGLPGDGMAAPAAPLRPGRAV; encoded by the coding sequence ATGGATGGTGACCTTTGGCTGGGTTGGTGGGGGCACGCCGACCTGGTGGTACGCGGCGTCTTCCTGCTGCTGGTGGCGCTGTCGGTGTTGAGTTGGACCGTGATCCTGTACAAGGGCGTGCAGTTTCGGCGCGTTTTCACGATCGAGCAGCGCGGCGCGGCAGCCTTGAGCGAGTGGTCTTCCGAGGGACTCGGAAACGTGTTGAGACCGGGTTCACCGTCGAGCCGGGTCTTAGCGGACTTAAGGTGGGCCCACCTCCGGGGAACGGACCGCGACGACCTGCGGGACCTGGTGGCCCACCGGGTACGGTCCCAGCGTGCACGCCTCGAAACCGGGCTGGTCGCACTCGCGACGACCGGAAACACGGCTCCGTTCATTGGTCTGCTCGGGACGGTATGGGGCATCATGCATGCCCTGCAGGCTCTGGGAGGGGCCGGGGGGGCGATCTCGATGGATTTGATCGCCGGACCGGTGGCCGAGGCGCTGGTCGCGACCGCAGCCGGCCTGTTCACCGCGATTCCGGCGGTCGTCGGTTACAACCTGCTGCTGCGTCGGTTGCGGCGTATCATGGGAGTGCTGGAGGGCAACGCCCTGCAGATGCTGGCCTGCAGCGGGCTCCCAGGAGATGGCATGGCTGCACCGGCCGCGCCGTTGCGACCGGGGAGGGCCGTCTGA
- a CDS encoding MbnP family copper-binding protein, whose amino-acid sequence MHNTHRLLTLAVASAFTAACGGSGSSTGDPGQGGSNPTSQEVVIPFQAHAAGTPIACDQSLHGLGLSGTEARLADFALFVHDVRLIADDGTEIPLELEQSPWQFENVALLDFQDRGDFCLGADKPMNHEVRGTAAYDPTATTIAGLRFIVGVPHDLNHIDASTAPSPLNRTTMFWNWQGGYKFMRFDVEPVGGILRPSDPEFSGSRWNFHLGSTGCTGDPAVGETVSCMYPNRVDVALDGFSPEQGHVNIDYARLVESSNLGIDAGGAAGCMSGTGDPECGPVFQQLGIALGDGPEPSLPQAVFTVGQN is encoded by the coding sequence ATGCATAACACCCATCGCTTGCTCACGCTCGCCGTCGCCAGCGCATTCACCGCGGCCTGCGGCGGTTCCGGCTCCAGCACCGGGGATCCCGGCCAAGGAGGATCGAACCCGACCTCGCAGGAGGTGGTCATCCCATTCCAGGCCCATGCAGCCGGAACGCCCATTGCCTGCGACCAGTCTCTGCATGGGCTGGGCCTGTCGGGCACCGAGGCACGACTTGCGGATTTCGCCCTGTTCGTGCACGACGTGCGCCTGATTGCAGACGATGGCACCGAAATCCCACTGGAACTCGAACAGAGTCCGTGGCAGTTCGAGAACGTGGCGCTGCTGGACTTCCAGGACCGTGGCGACTTCTGCCTCGGCGCGGACAAGCCGATGAACCACGAGGTGCGCGGAACCGCCGCCTATGACCCCACCGCCACGACCATCGCCGGCCTGCGTTTCATCGTCGGCGTGCCGCATGACTTGAATCACATCGACGCGTCGACCGCGCCCAGCCCGCTGAACCGGACCACGATGTTCTGGAACTGGCAGGGCGGCTACAAGTTCATGCGTTTCGATGTCGAGCCGGTCGGCGGGATTCTCCGACCGTCGGATCCGGAGTTCTCGGGCTCCCGTTGGAATTTCCACCTCGGCAGCACCGGCTGCACCGGCGATCCGGCCGTCGGCGAAACGGTGTCCTGCATGTACCCGAACCGTGTGGACGTCGCGCTGGACGGCTTCTCCCCGGAACAAGGCCACGTGAACATCGATTACGCCCGGTTGGTCGAGTCGAGCAATCTTGGCATCGACGCCGGCGGCGCCGCCGGCTGCATGTCCGGAACGGGCGACCCCGAATGTGGCCCGGTGTTCCAGCAGCTCGGCATCGCGCTCGGAGACGGCCCAGAGCCGTCGCTGCCGCAAGCCGTGTTCACCGTCGGCCAGAACTGA
- a CDS encoding spermidine synthase family protein, with protein MIPAPRWVSWSIALASAAVIAFQLVVMQLLAVSQWHHFAYMVISTALLGFGAAGTALVLLREPLQRHYATALPLLYGASAVTMAATAWLSGVFGDFDTFLLFFDPGQVGLLLFLYLVYALPFFFAGLAITLVFYREVARIGSLYFANMVGSGAGAVLVLGLLWALPPERLPALLALALLLAAWITRPRSVPKAATVAMASAALLVPVIGLVNPPGPQPSEYKPIHAALLLPGAEIVHSASSPHGLLQVVRADAQRYAPSLSLQFRGQPPVRDVMFNNGEYYGTLLGRAGTGEVHLLDHTTRGLPYAVRDPESVLVLDAGAGEDVAHALGHGAATITAVEPHRQANRLLRDRYPEWIDSIYRDPTVSLLGTTVRSYLAGEREQDYDLIVLPPLGAFGGTSGVYALREQYGLTLDAFAAMWDALSDQGIIAVTVWQDEPPRKPLRLLATWRTLLEREGIGHAPAHVAAVRSWGTTTYLLSRTALSDAERGHIREFARDLAFDPLLLEDVQPGERDRFNRLPDRSFLEHVDTLLHGDPAALLDDYLFAIGTTTDDRPFFGQFMRLSSIPELQAIYGARELPYLELGLVLAAVTLLQIVAAAVILIVLPLFRVGWQGSRRRWTLLYFSATGIGFMFFEIVLIQKLVLYLGQPVYATAAVLATLLVCSGAGSLWSSHIAATRRNVLLTGVAIAGLILLYAHWLMPVLDLSMSWPPGARAAVVVLLLAPPAFLMGMMFPFGLRRLADSDATHIPWACGIDSCLSVSATALATLIALGAGFAFVMQGAAAAYVVVALASLRLGRPA; from the coding sequence ATGATCCCCGCTCCGCGCTGGGTGTCCTGGTCGATCGCGCTGGCATCGGCGGCGGTGATCGCGTTCCAGCTGGTAGTGATGCAACTGCTCGCGGTGTCGCAGTGGCATCACTTCGCCTACATGGTGATCTCCACCGCCCTGCTGGGCTTCGGCGCCGCCGGGACCGCGCTGGTGCTGCTGCGCGAGCCGCTGCAGCGCCACTACGCCACCGCACTGCCGCTGCTGTATGGCGCGAGCGCGGTGACGATGGCCGCGACCGCCTGGCTCTCGGGGGTGTTCGGCGATTTCGACACGTTTCTGCTGTTCTTCGACCCCGGGCAGGTAGGCCTGCTGCTGTTCCTGTACCTGGTCTACGCGCTGCCCTTCTTCTTCGCCGGGCTGGCGATCACGCTGGTCTTCTACCGGGAAGTGGCGCGCATCGGCTCGCTCTATTTCGCGAACATGGTGGGATCGGGTGCCGGCGCAGTGCTGGTGCTGGGGCTTTTGTGGGCGCTGCCGCCGGAACGGCTCCCGGCGCTGCTGGCTTTGGCGCTGTTGCTGGCTGCGTGGATCACGCGGCCGCGGTCGGTCCCGAAGGCGGCGACCGTGGCAATGGCCTCCGCCGCGCTGCTGGTGCCGGTGATCGGCCTGGTGAACCCGCCGGGACCGCAGCCCTCCGAGTACAAGCCGATCCACGCCGCGCTGCTGCTGCCCGGCGCCGAGATCGTCCACAGCGCATCGAGCCCGCACGGCCTGCTGCAGGTCGTGCGCGCCGATGCCCAGCGCTACGCGCCCTCGCTGAGTCTGCAGTTCCGCGGCCAGCCGCCAGTGCGCGACGTGATGTTCAACAACGGCGAGTACTACGGCACGCTGCTCGGCCGCGCCGGGACCGGCGAAGTGCATCTGCTCGACCACACCACCCGTGGGCTGCCCTACGCGGTGCGCGACCCGGAGTCGGTGCTGGTGCTCGACGCGGGCGCTGGCGAGGATGTGGCGCATGCTCTGGGTCACGGCGCGGCAACGATCACCGCGGTCGAGCCCCACCGCCAGGCCAACCGCTTGCTGCGGGACCGGTACCCGGAGTGGATCGATTCGATCTATCGCGATCCCACCGTCAGCCTTCTCGGTACCACGGTGCGCAGCTATCTGGCCGGGGAGCGAGAGCAGGATTACGACTTGATCGTGCTGCCGCCGCTCGGCGCCTTCGGCGGCACGTCGGGCGTGTACGCGCTGCGCGAGCAGTACGGCTTGACACTGGACGCGTTCGCCGCGATGTGGGACGCGTTGAGCGACCAGGGCATCATTGCGGTCACGGTCTGGCAGGACGAGCCCCCGCGCAAGCCCCTGCGGCTGCTCGCGACCTGGCGCACGCTGCTCGAGCGGGAGGGTATCGGGCACGCGCCGGCGCACGTGGCGGCGGTGCGCAGTTGGGGCACGACCACCTATCTGCTGAGCCGGACCGCGCTCTCGGACGCCGAGCGCGGGCATATCCGGGAATTCGCCCGCGACCTGGCATTCGACCCGCTGCTGCTGGAGGACGTGCAGCCCGGCGAGCGCGACCGATTCAACCGGCTGCCCGATCGCAGCTTTCTGGAACACGTCGATACCCTGCTGCACGGCGACCCGGCGGCGTTGCTCGACGACTACCTGTTCGCCATCGGTACGACCACCGACGACCGACCTTTCTTCGGACAGTTCATGCGCCTGTCCAGCATTCCCGAACTGCAGGCGATCTACGGTGCCCGGGAGCTGCCGTACCTGGAACTCGGGCTGGTGCTGGCCGCGGTGACCCTCCTGCAGATCGTAGCCGCCGCAGTGATCCTGATCGTGCTTCCCCTGTTCCGGGTCGGCTGGCAGGGCAGCCGCCGCCGCTGGACGCTGCTGTACTTCTCCGCGACCGGCATCGGCTTCATGTTCTTCGAGATCGTGCTGATCCAGAAGTTGGTGCTTTATCTGGGGCAGCCGGTGTACGCCACGGCCGCGGTACTGGCCACGCTGCTCGTCTGCTCCGGTGCCGGCAGCCTGTGGTCGTCACATATCGCGGCGACGCGGCGCAATGTCCTGCTCACCGGCGTGGCGATCGCCGGGCTGATCCTGCTCTATGCCCATTGGCTGATGCCGGTGCTCGACCTGTCGATGAGCTGGCCCCCGGGCGCAAGGGCCGCGGTCGTGGTTCTGCTGCTCGCGCCGCCTGCATTCCTGATGGGCATGATGTTCCCCTTCGGTCTGCGCCGTCTCGCGGATAGCGACGCCACCCACATTCCCTGGGCCTGCGGTATCGACAGCTGCCTGTCCGTCTCGGCCACCGCGCTGGCCACGCTGATCGCGCTGGGCGCGGGCTTTGCCTTCGTGATGCAGGGAGCGGCGGCCGCCTACGTCGTGGTCGCGCTGGCCAGCCTGCGCCTCGGCCGGCCAGCCTGA
- a CDS encoding methanobactin export MATE transporter MbnM has protein sequence MTRTRAPQHRPSSSAWPDSIHHRVSRPGRSPAQPRRLHRIRESGAWGLTATGLALLLLLPGCGSETFVDDHGARLSAFDYDVPERIPLPVEPEDNPMTEEKFQLGRHLFYDPLLSANGSIACASCHHQDKAFADGRALPVGATGEVHPRNSQGLVNTAYFPSLTWANPVLLTIEQQIMIPLFGEEPVEHGINDSNRGQILYELETDPVYQRLFADAFPDDDQPFTFHRVVQALASFVRGITSFDSRFDRYQEGDRDALTASERQGMELFFSERMECFHCHGGYNFTNSVYDRSHFFREMPFHNTGLFNIDGLGGYPEPNTGVHEITGRPGDMGRFRAPSLRNVALTAPYMHDGSIETLEEVIQTYAAGGRNVTTGPHVGDGRMNPLKDGFVVGFQLSDAELQAVLDFLHALTDESVTTNPRFSNPWEEQE, from the coding sequence GTGACACGCACCCGTGCTCCCCAGCATCGGCCTTCATCTAGCGCCTGGCCTGATTCCATCCACCACCGCGTCTCGCGCCCCGGGCGCTCCCCGGCCCAGCCCCGCAGGCTGCACCGGATCCGAGAATCCGGCGCGTGGGGGCTAACCGCGACTGGGCTCGCGCTTCTCCTGCTGCTGCCCGGCTGCGGCAGCGAAACCTTCGTCGACGACCACGGCGCCCGACTCAGCGCCTTCGACTACGACGTGCCCGAACGGATCCCGCTGCCTGTCGAACCCGAAGACAATCCGATGACCGAGGAGAAGTTCCAGCTCGGCCGGCACCTGTTCTACGACCCGCTGCTTTCGGCCAACGGATCGATCGCCTGCGCCTCGTGCCACCATCAGGACAAGGCCTTCGCGGACGGCCGCGCCCTCCCGGTCGGAGCTACCGGCGAAGTACACCCCCGCAATTCGCAGGGGCTGGTCAACACCGCCTACTTTCCATCGCTGACCTGGGCCAACCCGGTCCTGCTGACCATCGAGCAGCAGATCATGATCCCGCTCTTCGGCGAGGAACCGGTCGAACACGGCATCAACGACAGCAACCGGGGTCAGATCCTGTACGAACTGGAGACCGATCCGGTCTACCAGCGCCTGTTCGCCGACGCGTTTCCCGACGACGACCAGCCCTTCACCTTCCACCGGGTGGTACAGGCTCTGGCCAGCTTCGTACGCGGCATCACGTCGTTCGATTCCCGCTTCGACCGCTACCAGGAAGGCGATCGCGATGCCCTGACCGCCAGCGAGCGACAGGGCATGGAACTGTTCTTCAGCGAGCGGATGGAATGCTTCCACTGCCACGGCGGGTACAACTTCACCAACTCGGTGTACGACCGCAGCCATTTCTTCCGCGAGATGCCGTTCCACAACACCGGCTTGTTCAACATCGACGGGCTCGGCGGCTACCCGGAACCCAACACCGGTGTTCACGAAATCACCGGGCGGCCGGGCGACATGGGCCGGTTTCGGGCCCCCAGCCTGCGCAACGTGGCACTGACCGCACCCTACATGCACGACGGGTCCATCGAAACCCTGGAAGAGGTGATCCAGACCTACGCCGCGGGCGGTCGCAATGTCACCACCGGCCCGCATGTCGGCGATGGCCGGATGAACCCGTTGAAGGACGGTTTCGTGGTCGGCTTCCAGCTCTCGGACGCCGAACTCCAGGCGGTGCTCGATTTCCTGCACGCGTTGACCGACGAATCCGTAACCACCAATCCACGCTTCAGCAACCCCTGGGAAGAACAGGAATGA